The following coding sequences lie in one Arachis hypogaea cultivar Tifrunner chromosome 9, arahy.Tifrunner.gnm2.J5K5, whole genome shotgun sequence genomic window:
- the LOC112710700 gene encoding protein AGENET DOMAIN (AGD)-CONTAINING P1 has protein sequence MAPKSKSKSKSKSKAKTPKPSPSSSSKSSSSSSIFKPGTRVEVSSDDDGFRGSWFSGTVIRRAGADKFTVEYDNLLADERGKKKLREQLGFHQLRPLPPEEAGVEFKFGDEVDAFHNDGWWEGSITQELENGMFAVYFRGSKEQIEFTADQLRKHREWMNEKWVPPFAQQEQEENMVSDPNAKSDKTVKGKEVVATPNVTSDDKDVKGKGVMLTPNVSSDDEGKEVVLTPNIKSDETAEEFNFSAGMLVEVSNDEEGFQGAWFSATVVEVIGDDRFLIEYKTLLDDNSNLLREEADKWHIRPPPPATSENIKFSYLEEVDAMYNDGWWVGVISKVLGDSKYVVYFRSSNEEIEFPNSQLRPHLDWIGGKWVLASEALNLL, from the exons ATGGCTCccaaatccaaatccaaatccaaatccaaatccaaaGCCAAAACCCCGAAACCCTCTCCTTCCTCCTCCTCCAAGTCCTCCTCCTCATCCTCCATCTTCAAACCTGGCACGAGAGTCGAGGTCAGCTCCGATGACGACGGATTCCGTGGTTCTTGGTTCTCCGGCACCGTCATCCGCCGCGCTGGTGCGGACAAATTCACGGTCGAGTACGACAACCTCTTGGCCGACGAGCGGGGCAAAAAGAAGCTGAGGGAGCAGCTCGGCTTCCACCAGCTTCGGCCGCTTCCTCCGGAGGAGGCCGGCGTCGAATTCAAGTTCGGCGATGAGGTTGACGCGTTCCACAACGACGGTTGGTGGGAGGGGAGTATCACGCAGGAGCTGGAGAATGGTATGTTCGCTGTTTATTTCAGAGGGTCGAAGGAGCAGATCGAGTTTACCGCGGACCAGCTGAGGAAACATCGCGAGTGGATGAATGAGAAGTGGGTTCCGCCGTTTGCGCAGCAAGAACAAGAAGAG AATATGGTGTCAGACCCAAATGCAAAGTCTGATAAAACTGTGAAAGGGAAAGAAGTGGTGGCGACACCAAATGTGACGTCTGATGATAAAGATGTGAAAGGGAAGGGAGTGATGTTGACACCAAATGTGTCATCTGATGATGAAGGGAAGGAAGTGGTGTTGACACCAAATATAAAGTCTGATGAAACTGCAGAAGAGTTCAATTTTAGTGCAGGGATGCTGGTTGAGGTAAGCAATGATGAGGAAGGTTTCCAAGGAGCTTGGTTTTCTGCCACTGTTGTTGAAGTAATTGGAGACGATAGGTTCCTTATAGAGTACAAGACCCTGCTGGACGATAATTCGAATCTTTTGAGAGAGGAGGCTGATAAGTGGCACATAAGGCCCCCTCCCCCAGCAACTTCTGAGAACATTAAATTCAGTTATCTTGAAGAAGTGGATGCTATGTACAACGATGGATGGTGGGTTGGTGTAATTTCCAAAGTTCTTGGCGACTCAAAGTACGTAGTATACTTCAGGAGCTCCAATGAAGAAATAGAGTTTCCAAACTCCCAGTTGAGGCCACATCTGGACTGGATTGGTGGCAAGTGGGTCTTGGCTTCTGAG GCGTTGAACTTGTTGTGA